From a region of the Candidatus Limnocylindrales bacterium genome:
- a CDS encoding tetratricopeptide repeat protein, whose product MSAVIAVAGCGSRSGTGEKADTDGWGLTGQERYLPAIDVLIEPVEELGTHRYAKEVAGLVLALYETGLADLTPVVPHYYNHSAPPGIDRWLSGASTHWRARFTFAYDRESVQIVLRICPSDGPCKGAAASGPREAPEGAITELLVWSAGQFGAPVPAGMVETWSRPLSADRYAVLVLGRAAAIWYGLEQPVEAEERGVPSRDPMTRAVLIDPSMALAHYGVARRALEIGRNDVAARAFERALANQPGRFVFEAAAAAAVTNAGQWAEARKRWDALDARWPADSRFAAPRVESYVKAGAPAEAKAILDELPDRFNGDPTVARLRVEIAEAVGPGPDYEALVTAWEDAAPYDPEPVRRHISLRLRDGRLAEAFELLEKLEARGAATEAKQLMIALGAEIGRYEEAAKQAAVMGSDSLAARLRLRASIERGARDPSAQLASASDFEARLLAAKLNLARHPDRTLEQVRALLREDRFRVEAIALEVRALEKLGRWEEAVKARERLQFADPAFVSGPRTVAGSTSTGSQEQLSLSE is encoded by the coding sequence ATGTCCGCCGTTATAGCAGTTGCGGGTTGTGGATCCCGCTCCGGCACCGGTGAAAAAGCCGATACGGACGGATGGGGCCTGACCGGGCAGGAGCGCTACCTGCCGGCCATCGACGTCCTGATCGAGCCCGTCGAAGAGCTCGGCACCCATCGCTACGCCAAGGAGGTGGCCGGGCTGGTGCTCGCGCTCTACGAGACCGGCCTGGCCGATCTGACTCCGGTCGTTCCGCACTACTACAACCACTCTGCGCCGCCGGGGATCGACCGCTGGCTCTCGGGTGCGAGCACCCATTGGCGAGCGCGCTTCACCTTCGCGTACGACCGCGAGAGCGTGCAGATCGTCCTTCGCATCTGCCCGTCCGACGGCCCCTGCAAAGGCGCGGCGGCCAGCGGCCCGCGCGAAGCTCCCGAGGGCGCGATCACCGAGCTGCTGGTCTGGAGCGCGGGACAGTTCGGAGCGCCCGTGCCTGCGGGCATGGTCGAGACGTGGTCGCGGCCGCTGTCGGCCGATCGCTACGCGGTTCTGGTGCTCGGGCGCGCAGCGGCGATCTGGTACGGGCTGGAGCAGCCGGTGGAGGCCGAGGAGCGAGGCGTGCCCTCGCGCGATCCGATGACGCGCGCCGTTCTGATCGATCCGTCCATGGCGCTGGCGCACTACGGCGTGGCGCGCCGCGCGCTCGAGATCGGCCGCAACGACGTGGCCGCGCGCGCCTTCGAGCGGGCGCTGGCCAACCAGCCCGGGCGATTCGTGTTCGAGGCTGCCGCGGCGGCCGCCGTGACCAACGCGGGGCAATGGGCCGAGGCGCGCAAGCGGTGGGATGCGCTCGACGCCCGCTGGCCGGCCGACAGCCGCTTCGCGGCACCTCGCGTGGAATCCTACGTCAAGGCCGGCGCACCCGCGGAAGCCAAGGCGATTCTCGATGAGCTGCCCGACCGCTTCAACGGTGATCCGACGGTCGCGCGGCTGCGCGTCGAGATCGCCGAGGCTGTCGGTCCGGGTCCCGACTACGAAGCGCTGGTCACGGCATGGGAGGACGCGGCGCCGTACGATCCGGAGCCGGTGCGCCGTCACATTTCCCTGCGCCTTCGCGACGGGCGACTGGCCGAAGCGTTCGAGCTGCTCGAGAAGCTGGAGGCGCGCGGCGCGGCCACCGAAGCCAAGCAGCTGATGATCGCGCTCGGCGCGGAGATCGGACGCTACGAGGAAGCGGCCAAGCAGGCGGCGGTCATGGGCAGCGATTCCCTGGCCGCGCGCCTGCGCCTGCGCGCCTCCATCGAACGCGGCGCACGCGATCCATCGGCGCAGCTCGCATCGGCCTCCGACTTCGAGGCGCGGCTGCTGGCGGCCAAGCTCAACCTGGCGCGCCATCCCGACCGCACGCTCGAGCAGGTGCGCGCGCTGCTGCGCGAAGACCGGTTCCGCGTCGAGGCCATCGCGCTGGAAGTTCGTGCGCTCGAAAAGCTCGGCAGGTGGGAGGAGGCGGTCAAGGCGCGCGAGCGCCTTCAGTTCGCCGACCCGGCATTCGTCTCGGGGCCAAGGACCGTGGCGGGATCGACCTCGACCGGCTCGCAGGAGCAGCTCTCGCTCTCGGAGTAG
- a CDS encoding PBP1A family penicillin-binding protein: protein MLSTLPENLAHLQDYRPPSNVVIYDASGNAIDEFYVERRIWVPIKDLPDIVWQAFVAAEDRRFFAHRGVDPAGMMRAFLANMRSGRVQGGSTITQQIVKNLIVGNEKSYTRKLREAVLALRLERELNKKQLLELYINYVYLGSGNYGVEAAALDYFGKHAAELDAGQAATLAGLVPAPSRYSPHRHPEDAIARRAYVLERMVQEGYITLGDARRYAQAPVVLPVEHPEKTSVGIAYVTEVRREIRRLFGSGTANAHGFHVYTPLDLDVQARAEEAVRNALHALDDRRGRRGVLGRLSDAEVGEFLEKASGLLPDIQTGEPMPPKAGQCFEAVVGKKGLDTVLAGPFTFSMRKEDRGLIVRGRTDEAGKRVLSSEARSNDMLRVCATDVEGVVQLDPKPWGEGAAVVIDNSSGRVRALVGGYQDVLEGFVRATQARRQPGSTFKPFVYATTLKAGKHQLDNVYDGPISLPGGNGKIWSPGNFDNKYFGNIPMRNALAKSLNTVSVRMTYELGPRRVMETARAMGIRSPLRGDMSIALGSSEVTPMDITLGYATIARMGAPTDPVFIDSIRDGEGKLMGVAGGSVVVEDQTLGVLPGGPLPRALPAGVAYELADMMREVVRSGTARRAFKEGYDRAGKTGTTNDYIDAWFSGFDRRHTATVWIGSDGTRSLGDRETGGVAALPAWIHIMEVLEGSGVDRLPIPDEALLVNVGANWYGFPRGDVPPKYLPRDRIGSEPLPRFPDS, encoded by the coding sequence GTGCTCTCCACTTTGCCCGAGAACCTCGCGCATCTCCAAGATTATCGTCCGCCATCCAACGTCGTCATCTATGACGCATCGGGAAATGCCATCGACGAGTTCTACGTCGAGCGCCGTATCTGGGTGCCGATCAAGGACCTTCCCGACATCGTGTGGCAGGCGTTCGTGGCCGCCGAGGACCGCAGGTTTTTTGCGCACAGGGGCGTAGACCCTGCCGGCATGATGCGTGCGTTCCTGGCCAACATGCGCTCGGGAAGGGTGCAGGGCGGCTCCACGATCACGCAGCAGATCGTCAAGAACCTGATCGTAGGCAACGAGAAGAGCTACACGCGCAAGCTGCGCGAAGCGGTGCTGGCGCTGCGCCTGGAACGCGAGCTGAACAAGAAGCAGCTGCTCGAGCTGTACATCAACTACGTCTATCTCGGCTCGGGCAATTACGGCGTCGAGGCCGCCGCCCTCGACTACTTCGGCAAGCACGCCGCCGAGCTCGATGCCGGACAGGCCGCCACGCTGGCCGGCCTGGTGCCGGCGCCGTCGCGCTACTCGCCGCATCGTCATCCCGAGGACGCCATCGCGCGGCGCGCCTACGTGCTCGAGCGCATGGTGCAGGAAGGCTACATCACGCTCGGCGACGCACGCCGTTACGCGCAGGCGCCGGTGGTGCTGCCGGTGGAGCATCCCGAGAAGACCAGCGTCGGCATCGCCTACGTCACCGAGGTGCGGCGCGAGATCCGGCGGCTGTTCGGCAGCGGCACCGCCAACGCCCACGGCTTCCACGTCTACACGCCGCTCGATCTGGACGTGCAGGCGCGCGCCGAGGAGGCGGTGCGCAACGCCCTGCACGCGCTCGATGACCGGCGAGGCCGTCGCGGCGTGCTCGGGCGCCTGAGCGATGCCGAGGTCGGCGAGTTCCTCGAAAAGGCCAGCGGCCTGCTGCCCGACATCCAGACCGGAGAGCCGATGCCGCCGAAGGCGGGCCAATGCTTCGAGGCGGTGGTCGGCAAGAAGGGCCTCGATACGGTGCTGGCGGGCCCGTTCACGTTCTCCATGCGCAAGGAGGACAGGGGCCTGATCGTGCGAGGGCGCACCGACGAGGCGGGAAAGCGCGTGCTGTCTTCGGAGGCGCGCAGCAACGACATGCTGCGGGTGTGCGCGACCGACGTCGAAGGCGTGGTCCAGCTCGATCCCAAGCCGTGGGGCGAGGGCGCGGCGGTGGTCATCGACAACTCCAGCGGCCGCGTGCGCGCGCTGGTGGGCGGTTACCAGGACGTGCTCGAGGGCTTCGTGCGGGCCACGCAGGCGCGGCGGCAGCCGGGCAGCACATTCAAACCGTTCGTTTACGCCACCACGCTCAAGGCCGGGAAACATCAGCTCGACAACGTCTACGACGGGCCCATCAGTCTGCCCGGCGGCAACGGCAAGATCTGGAGCCCCGGCAATTTCGACAACAAGTACTTCGGCAACATCCCGATGCGCAACGCGCTGGCCAAGAGCCTCAACACGGTCTCGGTGCGCATGACCTACGAGCTGGGGCCGCGGCGCGTGATGGAGACGGCGCGCGCCATGGGCATCCGCTCACCGCTGCGCGGCGACATGTCGATCGCGCTCGGCAGCAGCGAAGTGACGCCCATGGACATCACGCTCGGCTACGCGACGATCGCTCGCATGGGAGCGCCGACCGATCCGGTCTTCATCGATTCGATCCGTGACGGCGAGGGCAAGCTGATGGGCGTGGCCGGAGGCAGCGTGGTCGTCGAGGACCAGACGCTCGGCGTGCTGCCGGGCGGGCCGCTGCCGCGGGCGCTGCCGGCGGGCGTGGCCTACGAGCTGGCCGACATGATGCGCGAGGTGGTGCGGTCGGGAACCGCCCGCAGGGCGTTCAAGGAAGGCTACGACCGCGCCGGCAAGACCGGCACCACCAACGACTACATCGATGCGTGGTTTTCCGGATTCGACCGCCGCCATACCGCCACCGTTTGGATCGGCTCGGACGGCACGCGCAGCCTCGGCGATCGCGAGACCGGCGGAGTGGCGGCGCTGCCGGCGTGGATTCACATCATGGAAGTGCTGGAGGGATCGGGCGTCGATCGCCTGCCGATTCCCGACGAGGCGCTTCTCGTCAACGTCGGCGCCAACTGGTACGGCTTCCCGCGCGGCGACGTGCCGCCGAAGTACCTGCCGCGCGATCGCATCGGGTCCGAGCCGTTGCCGCGCTTCCCCGATTCGTAG